A single Oncorhynchus tshawytscha isolate Ot180627B linkage group LG01, Otsh_v2.0, whole genome shotgun sequence DNA region contains:
- the LOC112249538 gene encoding regulator of G-protein signaling 21 isoform X3 produces the protein MDRKAPKPPNDEVVSWRQSLKKLLECKTGQLAFREFLKTEYSEENILFWLVCEEYKTITSNTEMAEAAKRIYTEFVQVDAPRQINIDCETRQEITNSMSQPTLSCFDKAQRVIYKLMKKDSYPRFLKSEIYQALLEPSDAS, from the exons ATGGACAGGAA GGCCCCCAAGCCCCCGAACGATGAAGTTGTGTCATGGCGACAGTCCCTCAAAAAACTTCTGGAGTGTAAAA CAGGGCAGCTGGCCTTCAGAGAGTTCCTGAAGACAGAGTACAGCGAGGAGAACATCTTGTTCTGGCTGGTCTGTGAGGAATACAAGACCATCACCTCCAACACTGAGATGGCTGAAGCAGCGAAAAGAATCTACACAGAGTTTGTACAGGTCGACGCCCCCAGACAG ATAAACATCGACTGTGAGACCAGGCAGGAGATTACAAACAGCATGTCTCAGCCGACCCTGAGCTGCTTCGACAAGGCCCAGAGAGTGATATACAAGCTGATGAAAAAGGACAGTTATCCCAGATTCCTGAAATCTGAAATCTATCAGGCTCTTTTAGAACCATCAGACGCCAGCTGA
- the LOC112249538 gene encoding regulator of G-protein signaling 21 isoform X1 produces the protein MDRKLFCCFCRAPKPPNDEVVSWRQSLKKLLECKTGQLAFREFLKTEYSEENILFWLVCEEYKTITSNTEMAEAAKRIYTEFVQVDAPRQINIDCETRQEITNSMSQPTLSCFDKAQRVIYKLMKKDSYPRFLKSEIYQALLEPSDAS, from the exons ATGGACAGGAA GCTTTTTTGTTGTTTCTGTAGGGCCCCCAAGCCCCCGAACGATGAAGTTGTGTCATGGCGACAGTCCCTCAAAAAACTTCTGGAGTGTAAAA CAGGGCAGCTGGCCTTCAGAGAGTTCCTGAAGACAGAGTACAGCGAGGAGAACATCTTGTTCTGGCTGGTCTGTGAGGAATACAAGACCATCACCTCCAACACTGAGATGGCTGAAGCAGCGAAAAGAATCTACACAGAGTTTGTACAGGTCGACGCCCCCAGACAG ATAAACATCGACTGTGAGACCAGGCAGGAGATTACAAACAGCATGTCTCAGCCGACCCTGAGCTGCTTCGACAAGGCCCAGAGAGTGATATACAAGCTGATGAAAAAGGACAGTTATCCCAGATTCCTGAAATCTGAAATCTATCAGGCTCTTTTAGAACCATCAGACGCCAGCTGA
- the LOC112249538 gene encoding regulator of G-protein signaling 21 isoform X2 yields the protein MDRKLFCCFCRAPKPPNDEVVSWRQSLKKLLECKRQLAFREFLKTEYSEENILFWLVCEEYKTITSNTEMAEAAKRIYTEFVQVDAPRQINIDCETRQEITNSMSQPTLSCFDKAQRVIYKLMKKDSYPRFLKSEIYQALLEPSDAS from the exons ATGGACAGGAA GCTTTTTTGTTGTTTCTGTAGGGCCCCCAAGCCCCCGAACGATGAAGTTGTGTCATGGCGACAGTCCCTCAAAAAACTTCTGGAGTGTAAAA GGCAGCTGGCCTTCAGAGAGTTCCTGAAGACAGAGTACAGCGAGGAGAACATCTTGTTCTGGCTGGTCTGTGAGGAATACAAGACCATCACCTCCAACACTGAGATGGCTGAAGCAGCGAAAAGAATCTACACAGAGTTTGTACAGGTCGACGCCCCCAGACAG ATAAACATCGACTGTGAGACCAGGCAGGAGATTACAAACAGCATGTCTCAGCCGACCCTGAGCTGCTTCGACAAGGCCCAGAGAGTGATATACAAGCTGATGAAAAAGGACAGTTATCCCAGATTCCTGAAATCTGAAATCTATCAGGCTCTTTTAGAACCATCAGACGCCAGCTGA